One Micromonospora sp. WMMD812 genomic window carries:
- the leuS gene encoding leucine--tRNA ligase: MSEAAAPAGDIPPFRYTAALADEIENRWQDIWEREGTFHAPNPSGPLADPGHPRAGAEKLYVLDMFPYPSGAGLHVGHPLGYIGTDCFARYQRMAGRNVLHAMGFDAFGLPAEQYAVQTGTHPRTTTEQNIERYKAQLRRLGLAHDERRSVATIDVDFYRWTQWIFLQIFNSWYDRDARKARPIAELIAQFEGGNRPTPDGRPWAELSVAERRRIVDDHRLAYVSEAPVNWCPGLGTVLANEEVTADGRSERGNFPVFKRNLKQWMMRITAYGDRLLDDLDTLDWPEAIKLMQRNWIGRSTGAHIDFPTGLEPIRVFTTRPDTVFGATYMVLAPEHELVDALVPAAWPDGTRDAWTGGHASPRAAVEAYRKAAAAKTDVERQADTKEKTGVFVGAYATNPVTGAQIPIFIADYVLAGYGTGAIMAVPAQDERDWAFAEVFDLPIVRTVQPAAGFDGKAYTGDGPAINSAAPDRGLDLNGLGVADAKARIIEWLEADGHGRGAVTYRLRDWLFSRQRYWGEPFPIVYDETGAAIALPEEMLPVELPEVDDFSPKTFDPEDADSNPETPLSRRRDWVEVELDLGDGPKRYTRETNVMPQWAGSCWYELRYLDPTNADRFVDAENERYWMGPRGEGDCGGTDLYVGGAEHAVLHLLYARFWHKVLYDLGHVSSFEPFRRLFNQGMIQAYAYTDARGSYVQAEEVVEREGGYYLGDVEVNREYGKMGKSLRNVVTPDEMCAAYGADTFRVYEMSMGPLEVSRPWETRAVVGSYRFLQRVWRAVVDEQTGELRITEYPADEATRRLLHRVIDGVRADMDGIRFNTAIAKLIELTNGLTRLSTTPREVAEPLVLMLAPFAPHVAEELWRRMGHDASLTYADFPVADPALLVAESVTYPVQVNGKVRGRVEVPADAAEETVRAAALEAVAASLGGKEPRKVIVVKGRMVSIVA, translated from the coding sequence ATGAGTGAGGCAGCCGCACCGGCGGGCGACATCCCCCCGTTCCGGTACACCGCGGCCCTGGCCGACGAGATCGAGAACCGTTGGCAGGACATCTGGGAGCGGGAGGGCACCTTCCACGCCCCCAACCCGAGCGGGCCGCTGGCCGACCCCGGCCACCCGCGGGCCGGCGCGGAGAAGCTCTACGTGCTGGACATGTTCCCCTACCCGTCCGGCGCCGGCCTGCACGTCGGGCACCCGCTGGGCTACATCGGCACCGACTGCTTCGCCCGCTACCAGCGGATGGCCGGCCGCAACGTGCTGCACGCGATGGGCTTCGACGCGTTCGGCCTGCCCGCCGAGCAGTACGCCGTGCAGACCGGGACCCACCCCAGGACCACCACCGAGCAGAACATCGAGCGGTACAAGGCCCAGCTGCGCCGGCTGGGCCTGGCCCACGACGAGCGCCGGTCGGTCGCCACCATCGACGTCGACTTCTACCGCTGGACCCAGTGGATCTTCCTGCAGATCTTCAACTCCTGGTACGACCGGGACGCGAGGAAGGCCCGGCCGATCGCCGAGCTGATCGCGCAGTTCGAGGGCGGTAACCGGCCGACCCCGGACGGCCGCCCGTGGGCCGAGCTGTCGGTGGCCGAGCGCCGGCGGATCGTCGACGACCACCGGCTGGCCTACGTCTCGGAGGCGCCGGTGAACTGGTGCCCGGGGCTGGGCACCGTGCTGGCCAACGAGGAGGTCACCGCCGACGGCCGCTCGGAGCGGGGCAACTTCCCGGTCTTCAAGCGGAACCTGAAGCAGTGGATGATGCGGATCACCGCGTACGGCGACCGGCTGCTGGACGACCTGGACACGCTGGACTGGCCCGAGGCCATCAAGCTGATGCAGCGCAACTGGATCGGTCGGTCCACCGGCGCGCACATCGACTTCCCGACCGGCCTGGAGCCGATCCGGGTGTTCACGACCCGGCCGGACACCGTCTTCGGGGCCACCTACATGGTGCTGGCGCCGGAGCACGAGCTGGTCGACGCGCTGGTGCCGGCGGCCTGGCCGGACGGGACCAGGGACGCCTGGACCGGCGGGCACGCCAGCCCCCGGGCGGCCGTGGAGGCGTACCGCAAGGCGGCGGCGGCCAAGACCGACGTCGAGCGGCAGGCCGACACGAAGGAGAAGACCGGCGTCTTCGTCGGCGCGTACGCGACCAACCCGGTCACCGGCGCGCAGATCCCGATCTTCATCGCGGACTACGTGCTGGCCGGCTACGGCACCGGCGCGATCATGGCGGTGCCCGCCCAAGACGAGCGGGACTGGGCGTTCGCCGAGGTCTTCGACCTGCCGATCGTGCGCACGGTGCAGCCGGCCGCGGGCTTCGACGGCAAGGCGTACACCGGTGACGGCCCGGCGATCAACAGCGCGGCGCCCGACCGCGGCCTGGACCTGAACGGCCTGGGGGTCGCCGACGCCAAGGCGCGGATCATCGAGTGGCTGGAGGCCGACGGGCACGGCCGCGGCGCGGTCACCTACCGGCTGCGCGACTGGCTGTTCAGCCGGCAGCGCTACTGGGGCGAGCCGTTCCCGATCGTGTACGACGAGACCGGCGCGGCGATCGCGCTGCCCGAGGAGATGCTGCCGGTCGAGCTGCCCGAGGTGGACGACTTCTCGCCGAAGACGTTCGACCCGGAGGACGCCGACTCCAACCCGGAGACGCCGCTGTCCCGGCGCCGGGACTGGGTCGAGGTCGAGCTGGACCTGGGTGACGGCCCGAAGCGGTACACCCGGGAGACCAACGTGATGCCGCAGTGGGCCGGCTCCTGCTGGTACGAGCTGCGCTACCTGGACCCGACCAACGCCGACCGGTTCGTGGACGCCGAGAACGAGCGGTACTGGATGGGTCCGCGCGGCGAGGGCGACTGCGGTGGCACCGACCTGTACGTCGGTGGCGCCGAGCACGCCGTGCTGCACCTGCTGTACGCCCGGTTCTGGCACAAGGTGCTGTACGACCTGGGCCACGTGTCGAGCTTCGAGCCGTTCCGGCGGCTGTTCAACCAGGGCATGATCCAGGCGTACGCGTACACCGACGCCCGGGGCAGCTACGTGCAGGCCGAGGAGGTGGTCGAGCGCGAGGGCGGCTACTACCTGGGCGACGTCGAGGTCAACCGCGAGTACGGCAAGATGGGCAAGTCCCTGAGGAACGTGGTCACGCCGGACGAGATGTGTGCCGCGTACGGGGCGGACACGTTCCGGGTCTACGAGATGTCGATGGGCCCGCTGGAGGTGTCCCGCCCGTGGGAGACCCGGGCGGTCGTGGGCTCCTACCGGTTCCTGCAGCGGGTCTGGCGCGCCGTCGTGGACGAGCAGACCGGCGAGCTGCGGATCACCGAGTACCCGGCCGACGAGGCGACCCGGCGGCTGCTGCACCGGGTGATCGACGGGGTCCGCGCCGACATGGACGGGATCCGGTTCAACACCGCGATCGCCAAGCTGATCGAGCTGACCAACGGGCTGACCCGACTGTCGACCACGCCCCGTGAGGTGGCCGAGCCGCTGGTGCTGATGCTGGCGCCGTTCGCCCCGCACGTGGCCGAGGAGCTGTGGCGGCGGATGGGGCACGACGCCTCGCTGACGTACGCGGACTTCCCGGTGGCCGACCCCGCGCTGCTGGTCGCCGAGTCGGTGACCTACCCGGTGCAGGTCAACGGCAAGGTCCGGGGCCGGGTCGAGGTGCCGGCCGACGCGGCGGAGGAGACCGTCCGCGCGGCCGCCCTGGAGGCCGTCGCGGCGAGCCTGGGCGGCAAGGAACCCCGCAAGGTCATCGTCGTGAAGGGCCGGATGGTCAGCATCGTCGCCTGA